The bacterium BMS3Abin08 sequence GACCTTGGTAAGCTCCTCGGGGGGCAACTCGTAGAGGTCTTTGTCCAGGGCCTCACCCGGATCTATCTTGTTCTCTATTCCATCAAGCCCTGCCATCAGCATTGCTGAGAACGCCAGATAGGGATTGCACGACGGATCCGGGAACCTCACCTCGACCCTCTTTGCCTTTGGCGAGGGTGAATACATCGGAATCCTCACCGCGGCTGAGCGGTTTCTTGCAGAGTAGGCAAGGTTGACAGGGGCCTCGAAGCCCGGCACAAGCCTCTTATATGAATTGGTAGTCGGGTTGGTCAGCGCTGCAAGGGCACGGGCGTGCTTAAGTATGCCGCCGATATAGTGAAGGGCGGCCTCGCTAAGACCGGCATACTCGTTTCCGGCGAACATCGGCTCTCCATCCCTCCAGATGCTCTGGTGGGTGTGCATACCGGAGCCGTTGTCATCAAATAGGGGCTTCGGCATAAATGTGGCTGTTTTGCCATGCTGGCTTGCAACATTTTTTATTATATACTTGAACATCATGAGCTTGTCAGCCATCTCTACAAGTGGTGAGAACCTCATGTCGATCTCACCCTGTCCGGCTGTTGCCACCTCATGGTGCTGAGCCTCGATATGGATACCGCACCTCTTCATAATAGTGACCATCTCGGTTCTGAGATCCTCAAAACTGTCTGTCGGAGGTACAGGAAAGTAGCCCTCCTTGTGTCTTGGTTTGTGTCCAAGATTCGGAGATTCTTCCTTTCCGGAATTCCAGATACCCTCTACCGAGTCAATAAAATAATACCCGCTCTGGGCATTCTGGTCATAACGGATATCATCAAAGACAAAGAACTCGGCCTCCGGGCCAAAGTACGCTGTATCGCCGGCCCCCGTTGACTTCAGATACTGTGCGGCCTTCTGGGCGATATAACGGGGATCTCTCGTGTACGGCTCTTTCGTAATAGGATCAACAATGTTACAGATGAGACTCAGGGTCGGGTACTTTCTGAAAGGATCTATTATTGTAGTCTTAGGGTCCGGGATAATCAGCATATCCGATGCGTTGATAGCCTGCCATCCCCTGATTGAAGAACCATCAAAGCCCACACCCTCTTCAAAGGTCTCCTCCTTGAGTTCATCAATCGGGACAGAGAAGTGCTGCCAGATACCGGGAAAATCGATGAACTTGAAGTCCACCATTACAACATCGTTTTCCTGGGCAAACGCTAATACATCCTTTGGTATCATGATTTAACCTCCTTGGAAATTAATTATGGTCGGCAAACAATTGCCGTTAGATTAATATGTTTTCCTGTTTTTTGTCAAGAAAAAAATCCCTCATAAAAGGCCACGGCCCTCTTAAGATATCCCTCGAAAATCTTCTCTGTATGGCTGACCATTTCTTCAACATCATACTCGTTCTCATCTTCAAACCAGCCCCTGATGATCCGGGGGGTTACCTCTATATGAAACTGAAAGGCATAGACCCCGCTACCGTAACGGAAAGCCTGATTCTCATACGCGTCAGAGGAGGCCAGCCTCACCGACCCCCCAGGCAGGTCAAAGGTATCGCCATGCCATTGAAATACCTCTGCCTCGGAGGTATTGTTTATACCAAGCCCCTTCATTGCCGGGTCGGCCATACCCTCCGGGGTGATTTTCACTTTATACCAGCCGGTCTCGTTCTCCTCCCCGGGATAGACCCTTGCCCCCAGGACATGGGCAACCATCTGCGCGCCGAGACAAACGCCAAGGACCCTCTTTTTATTCTCTATGTAATCCGCAATGAGTTCAGCCTCGTCCTTCAGGTAGGCATAACGGTCCATCTCATAAACCGCCATCGGCCCGCCCATCACCACGAGATGGCTAAACTCCCCCAGGTCTTCAAAGGCCTCACCCTCTGCGAATTCCACTATCCGGTACCTGATATTCCTCTGCTTCAGGAAGTCCTCGATGGTTCCCGGACCTTCCGCAGCAATGTTTTTAATGATCAAAACCATCTTTCCTCCGGAACTTTCCCGGCGTCTTCAAACAACACGCCATATTATATCCAACAACAACCATTACCCCAAATCCGGCGATAAGCAATGCCGTATAAGATCGACTTCAGATATTTTGGTTCATTCGTAAAAAAGCTGAACCCACTTGATCAGTCCTGTCATTCCCCAAACGCTTTCGGGAAATGACATTGTGCGTTGTGTTTAATGTTAAGTTGAATTTAAGCCTGTCTTCGACTAAAACACGAAAGAGCCGAGATTTCACCAGCATTCTGCCGGCAAATATAAGGCATCACACTGTTAATTAAAATTCGCACACTTACTGTAAGCTCTGCATTTCCGGTAACAGTTTTTAACAAGTCCGGCATGACAAAGTATATTTATTGTCAGGTTCCTACTGTCGTGTCAACCTTAGTAATGTCGGGGTGTTTGAATTGTCATTCCCGCTGCGTCGGGAATCATACTCCTCTTGGATTCCGGACAAGCCGGAATGACAATCGAGAGTTGACGCGACACTACTCACACAATAATGAGAGAGAACATTAAAAGAAATATCCCTCTTCACCATGTTGTGTCACATCGAGTCCCTGAACCTCCTCATCTTCCTCAATCCTGAGGCCAACCATTACATCGACTACCTTAAAGAGGACTATACTTACTATAAAGGAATATATAGCTACAAATGCAACCCCACCTGCCTGTACCAGGAATTGCCTGGCATTTCCGTAAAAAAGCCCATTGGCACCACCTGAATTGATCGCCAGTGATGCAAAGAGCCCGGCACTCAATGTACCTAAAGCGCCACCCACTCCGTGGACACCAAAGGCATCGAGTGAATCATCATAACCAAGCTTACCCTTGACATTAAGGGCGGTATAACAGAAAAGACCCGCTGCTATTCCTATTACCAGAGCAGACATAGGGCTTACAAAACCTGCCGCCGGGGTGATGGTTGCAAGACCGGCAATCGCACCGGTCGCGGCTCCGAACATAGTGGGCTTTCCATGCTGGACCCACTCGATCAGCATCCATGTAAGTGTTGCAGACACTGCTGCAATATGGGTTGTGACAAAGGCGATGGTGCTCAGCTTACCGGAAGAGAGGGCGCTTCCGGCGTTGAATCCGAACCACCCAAACCAGAGGATCCCCGCACCAAGCACCGTCATCGGCAGGTTATGGGGTGTCATCGCCTCCTTAAGATATCCCTTTCGCTTTCCGATCACAAGAGCGGCTGCAAGCGCCGAGATTCCGGAAGTTACATGAACAACTATGCCTCCCGCAAAGTCAAGAACGCCGTAACTGCCGAGCCACCCGCCTCCCCAAACCCAGTGGGCTACGGGATCGTAAACCAGGGTTGACCACAGAAGTGTAAAGATCAGATAAGCCGAAAACTTCATCCTCTCGGCAAAGGCACCGCTTATAAGGGCAGGCGTGATTACCGCCTCTCGGCAAAGGCACCGCTTATAAGGGCAGGCGTGATTACCGCAAACATCGCCTGATATATCATGAAAGCCAACTGTGGAACCGTTGGTGCATACTTACCGGGTTCAAGGCCGACGCCACTCAGCCCGAACCAGTCAAGGCTTCCTATGACGCCTTTTACATCGGGGCCAAAAGACAGGCTATAGCCTATCAGTATCCACTGTATACTGATTATTGCAATGGCTATAAAGCTGTGCATGATTGTTCCAAGGACATTCTTCCTCCTCACCATCCCGCCATAAAAAAGTGCAAGTCCCGGTGTCATAAGCATGACAAGAGCAGCGGAAATAAGAATCCACGCCGTATCGCCGGAGTCAACCTTACCGGCTTGCGCTCCTGAGGCTGCTCCATAAAACAACAAAACGAAAAGGATTAATAACGCCCCCTCTTTAAGTATTCCTCCCGACCCCCGACCCCTGACCCACGGTTGCTTTACGGACATAATGCCTCCCTTCTTACGTCTGTTGATAGGTAAATGGTTGCCGTTTGCCTGGTATTAAACCAGACGCCTAACAAAATTGTCAATACAAAATTGTCGCATAATACATTTTCGTAAGCCCTGTTTTTTTCTTTATTTCTTAAAAATCAACAAGTTAGAAACTGGCACGGTTCTCGCTATCTATAAGCAGCGATTCTAAAGGGGGTGCCACATGAGTTCACTAAAGGAAAAGGTTGAAGAAATCGAACGACAGGAAATAGTGGAGGCATTGAGAAGGTCTGACTGGGTAAAGGCAAGGGCCGCAAGGGTCCTCGGAATCACCGAAAGGATGCTGAGTTACAGGCTCCGCAAGTATGGCATAAAGAGAAAGGAGGTGGGGTGAGATAGTTGCGTGATTCAAAAAAAATTGAAGGATCAAACATCAGGTAACAGACATAAAAACTAAAACGGAGGTGTTTCATGAAAACTTTAAGGGTCTTTGCTTTAACGATTGTTTTGATATTCACATTGGGCATTTCAGGTGTATATGCAGAAGGTCCCGACGTCAGCGGCTCTGCATCGGCGGGCGTATTCAGCAACTATGTCTGGAGGGGACAGAAACTGAGCAACAGCTATGTCATCCAGCCCTCTGTCGGTATAACCTATGGAGGATTCGGAGCAAACCTGTGGGCAAATCTTGATAGTGACTTCGGTGGTGAGTTCAAGCATACCGAAACGGACCTCACCCTTGATTATGCCTTCTCTGCAGACAAGTTCAGTTTTGACGTAGGGTATATCTACTACGCCCTCGAAGGCGCCACTGATACACAGGAGATCTATGCAAACGTTTCATATGATACCCTGCTTGAACCGACGCTTGCGATTTATTACGATTTTGACCAGGGGGACGGTGCGTTCCTGGTTGCATCCATAGGTCACTCCTTTGATCTCCAACAGGGGCTCTCTCTCAGCCTCGGTGCATCGGCAAGTTACAACCTCAAAAATGAGGTGATGGGTTATGACGGCAGCGGTGACAAGTTCAACAACTTCTACAACGGAGAACTCTCGGCAGCGCTCAGCATCCCCATTACAAAGGCAATAAGCGTTGAACCAATGGTTGCATACTCGTTTGCCCTGAGTAACGATGCAGAGGATGCCATTGAGGCCATCAGCGACGATGGTGACAGCAACATCTTTTACGGCGGAGCAACCATCACCCTCAGCTTCTGACCGTTAAAGTAAAAAAATATAAAGACACGGGCTCTTTTTTATTTTCAGTGATATCCCTCATAGAACCTCAGTTGCCGAGAAATGAGGGAGAGGGGTCTGTTGTGTGCTAAATTAAGGAATCTTTCAGGAGGTTTGGGATGAAAAAATTCGTGCTTTTTTTGGTTGTAACTTTAATGGTTTTTAACATGCTGGGTGGATTGCTTCATGCAGAAGAGACATCCAGTTCTAACCCTCCCGTGGCTGAGGAGTCCGTGACTCCTCAGCCTGAAAAGGCAATAACCGCCGTGGAGGTACAGAGAAACGCCGACTTTATCTGGACCCTTATGGCAGCCTTTCTGGTCTTCTTCATGCAGGCCGGCTTTGCAATGGTTGAGACGGGGTTCACAAGGGCAAAGAATGCGGTAAACATCATCATGAAGAACCTCATGGATATGTCGATAGGCGCTCTGGCCTTCTGGGCAGTGGGGTTTGCGGTCATGTTCGGAGCGACGAAGACGGGCTGGTTCGGAACAACCGGCTTCTTCCTGAGCGATTATGCCAATGGCGGGGACCCATGGACCCTGGCATTCTGGATGTTTCAGGTGGTCTTCTGTGCCACAGCCGCCACCATTGTATCAGGTGCGATGGCCGAGAGAACGAAGTTCGTTGCCTATCTGGCATACTCGGTAGTAATCAGCGCCCTGATATATCCCGTCTTCGGCTCATGGGCATGGGGGAGCCTCTTTAATGGCTCGGGCTGGCTTGAAGGGCTCGGGTTCATCGATTTTGCCGGTTCTACCGTGGTTCATTCCGTTGGTGGTTGGGCTGCCCTTGCAGGTGCAATAGCACTTGGACCGAGGATAGGTAAATATGTAGACGGAAAGACAAAGGCAATACCGGGGCACAGTATTACCCTCGGCGCCCTCGGTGTCTTCATACTCTGGTTCGGGTGGTATGGCTTTAACCCGGGGAGCACCACCGCTGCCAATACCGACACTGCCCTCATCGCCGTCAACACCACCCTGTCTGCTGCAGCCGGAGCAGTGGGAGCGATGTTTATGTCCTGGCTGATGTTTAAAAAGCCTGATGCAACTATGACATTAAACGGTGTCCTTGCAGGACTCGTAGGGATTACAGCCGGCTGTGCAAACGTACTGCCGGGCAGCGCCGCTATAATCGGACTGATCGCAGGTGTGATAGTGGTTCTTGCAGTGGTGTTTATTGATCAGGTATTGAAGATAGACGATCCCGTCGGTGCAGTCTCGGTTCATGGTGTCTGTGGTGCATGGGGAACCCTGGCTGCAGGACTCTTCAATGCAGGGGGTTTCTCATTGAAGATAGTCGGTGTCCAGTTACTCGGTATCGCGGCATGCTTTCTATGGGTGTTTCCCACGGCCTTTATACTCTTTAAACTGCTAAAGGCCACAATGGGGATCAGGGTTACCAAGGAAGAGGAACTCGAGGGTCTTGATGTCGGTGAGCACGGGATAGAGGCTTACCCCGACTTCCAGATACACCCCGATGCAAAAACTGTAAGGATGTAGCGTCAATCCCCTGGGGCACAGTGAACCCGCATGGTGTTGAATGCGGTCTTTGTGCCCCGGAGGTTATAAATCTCAAGGAGGACAACAATGAAGAAGATTGAAGCAATAATCAAACCCTTCAAACTGGATGAGGTAAAGGATGTCCTTGCAGGCATAGGCATTCAGGGCATGACCGTCACAGAGGTAAAGGGTTTCGGCAGGCAGAAGGGACAGAAAGAGGTTTACCGTGGGGCTGAATACGAG is a genomic window containing:
- a CDS encoding glutamine amidotransferase: MVLIIKNIAAEGPGTIEDFLKQRNIRYRIVEFAEGEAFEDLGEFSHLVVMGGPMAVYEMDRYAYLKDEAELIADYIENKKRVLGVCLGAQMVAHVLGARVYPGEENETGWYKVKITPEGMADPAMKGLGINNTSEAEVFQWHGDTFDLPGGSVRLASSDAYENQAFRYGSGVYAFQFHIEVTPRIIRGWFEDENEYDVEEMVSHTEKIFEGYLKRAVAFYEGFFS
- the nrgA_1 gene encoding ammonium transporter NrgA; translated protein: MKFSAYLIFTLLWSTLVYDPVAHWVWGGGWLGSYGVLDFAGGIVVHVTSGISALAAALVIGKRKGYLKEAMTPHNLPMTVLGAGILWFGWFGFNAGSALSSGKLSTIAFVTTHIAAVSATLTWMLIEWVQHGKPTMFGAATGAIAGLATITPAAGFVSPMSALVIGIAAGLFCYTALNVKGKLGYDDSLDAFGVHGVGGALGTLSAGLFASLAINSGGANGLFYGNARQFLVQAGGVAFVAIYSFIVSIVLFKVVDVMVGLRIEEDEEVQGLDVTQHGEEGYFF
- the nrgA_2 gene encoding ammonium transporter NrgA, which encodes MSVKQPWVRGRGSGGILKEGALLILFVLLFYGAASGAQAGKVDSGDTAWILISAALVMLMTPGLALFYGGMVRRKNVLGTIMHSFIAIAIISIQWILIGYSLSFGPDVKGVIGSLDWFGLSGVGLEPGKYAPTVPQLAFMIYQAMFAVITPALISGAFAERR
- the nifA_1 gene encoding nif-specific regulatory protein gives rise to the protein MSSLKEKVEEIERQEIVEALRRSDWVKARAARVLGITERMLSYRLRKYGIKRKEVG
- the amtB gene encoding ammonia channel precursor codes for the protein MKKFVLFLVVTLMVFNMLGGLLHAEETSSSNPPVAEESVTPQPEKAITAVEVQRNADFIWTLMAAFLVFFMQAGFAMVETGFTRAKNAVNIIMKNLMDMSIGALAFWAVGFAVMFGATKTGWFGTTGFFLSDYANGGDPWTLAFWMFQVVFCATAATIVSGAMAERTKFVAYLAYSVVISALIYPVFGSWAWGSLFNGSGWLEGLGFIDFAGSTVVHSVGGWAALAGAIALGPRIGKYVDGKTKAIPGHSITLGALGVFILWFGWYGFNPGSTTAANTDTALIAVNTTLSAAAGAVGAMFMSWLMFKKPDATMTLNGVLAGLVGITAGCANVLPGSAAIIGLIAGVIVVLAVVFIDQVLKIDDPVGAVSVHGVCGAWGTLAAGLFNAGGFSLKIVGVQLLGIAACFLWVFPTAFILFKLLKATMGIRVTKEEELEGLDVGEHGIEAYPDFQIHPDAKTVRM